Proteins co-encoded in one Malus sylvestris chromosome 7, drMalSylv7.2, whole genome shotgun sequence genomic window:
- the LOC126628828 gene encoding Golgi SNAP receptor complex member 1-2: protein MTDSNLELQESGWEELRREARKIEGDLDVKLSSYAKLGARFTQGGYVDSGSPPVSSSRSWKSMEMEIESLLEKLLDINDSMSRCAASATPATSVTQKLARHRDILHEFTQEFRRIKGNINSLREHAELLTSVRDDISEYKASGSMSPRMQILRERAAIHGSVSHIDEVISQAQTTRAVLGSQRALFGDVQGKVKNLSDKFPIIRGLLGSIRRRRSRDTLILSAVIAACTLFLIIYWLSK from the exons ATGACGGATTCGAATCTGGAGTTGCAGGAATCGGGTTGGGAGGAGCTGAGGAGGGAGGCCAGGAAGATTGAGGGAGATCTTGATGTGAAGCTCTCTTCTTACGCTAAGCTTGGTGCTAGGTTCACTCAAGGAG GTTATGTAGATTCTGGGTCACCACCTGTTAGTTCGAGCAGGTCATGGAAGTCCATGGAAATGGAGATCGAATCTTTGCTAGAGAAACTTTTGGATATCAATGATTCAATGAGTCGATGTGCTGCATCTGCTACACCAGCTACTTCTGTAACTCAGAAGCTAGCAAGGCATAGAGACATACTTCATGAGTTTACCCAG GAATTTAGAAGAATCAAGGGGAACATAAATTCATTGAGGGAACATGCGGAGCTTCTGACTTCAGTCAGGGATGATATCAGTGAGTACAAG GCATCGGGGAGTATGTCACCAAGAATGCAAATACTACGGGAGAGAGCTGCCATCCACGGAAGTGTATCTCAT ATAGATGAGGTGATTAGTCAAGCTCAAACAACAAGGGCAGTCTTGGGCTCTCAAAGGGCTCTGTTTGGAGATGTTCAAGGGAAAGTGAAAAATCTAAGTGACAAGTTCCCTATAATCCGCGGCCTACTTG GTTCGATTCGAAGGCGGCGATCAAGAGACACGCTTATTCTGTCTGCAGTCATTGCAGCTTGTACCTTGTTTCTTATTATCTACTGGCTTTCAAAATAA